In Camelus ferus isolate YT-003-E chromosome 5, BCGSAC_Cfer_1.0, whole genome shotgun sequence, one genomic interval encodes:
- the FAM237A gene encoding protein FAM237A, with protein sequence MADPGNRGGIYRPLSFTSSLLIVGMCCVSPFFCHSQTDLLALNQADPQCWESSSVLLLEMRKPRISNTVSGFWDFMIYLKSSENLKHGALFWDLAQLFWDIYVDCVLSRNHGLGRRQLAGEEGKISAVHPQHTEKKQGAYSEQPRIPSLKKKELIEDLISMHIRRNGSKFTGKVTTGLEIKRK encoded by the exons ATGGCTGATCCTGGGAACAGAGGAGGGATCTACCGCCCCTTGAGTTTCACCTCCTCCCTGCTCATTGTGGGAATGTGCTGTGTGTCTCCTTTCTTCTGTCATAGCCAGACAGATCTGCTGGCTCTTAACCAAGCTGATCCGCAGTGCTGGGAATCTTCTTCAGTGCTCCTCCTGGAAATGCGGAAGCCTCGAATTTCCAACACTGTTTCAGGTTTCTGGGATTTTATGATCTACCTGAAGTCGTCTGAGAACTTGAAGCATGGGGCATTGTTTTGGGATCTGGCCCAACTCTTCTGGGACATCTATGTGGACTGTGTCCTTTCCAGAAACCATGGCTTAGGAAGGAGGCAActggctggagaggaagggaagatcTCAGCAGTGCATCCacagcacacagagaaaaagcaAG GTGCATATTCTGAGCAACCAAGGATCCCTTCCCTAAAGAAGAAGGAGTTGATTGAAGACTTGATAAGCATGCACATACGCAGGAATGGGTCTAAGTTCACTGGGAAAGTGACCACTGGCctggaaattaagagaaaataa